In Bacteroidota bacterium, one DNA window encodes the following:
- the recQ gene encoding DNA helicase RecQ translates to MDDRHLIALEKYFGFTEFRPLQQEIVEDLVADKDVFVLMPTGGGKSLCYQLPALLKDGLAVVVSPLIALMKDQVDAMRELGVPAIYINSTMDPVEVGEQKDRIRRGAVKMLFCAPERLVMPDFLQFLASVRVSFFAIDEAHCISQWGHDFREDYRRLDVLRTKFPRTPIIAMTATATPRVAEDILDQLKLRKPSIYKASFERTNLSYWVLPKQPPESQLVPYLKKHRGESGIIYCISRKRTEELADLLTAQGISAKAYHAGMDSASRTKVQNVFKRDSIDVICATIAFGMGIDKPNVRFVIHYELPRNLEGYYQETGRAGRDGQPAECILYYSRGDRSKYVHFIEKEEVSPERKRAEYEKLDIMCGYAESHSCRKEYLIRYFGEEYSCIDRTKCDICLKPGQFERSDATEVAQKFLSAMVRTEERFGMNYLIDVLRGKEDDRILHNRHHTLPTYGVGKSVSKAQWQHYARELIREEYIWQDDENYGILKLRPKGRQALFERQPIELVNAPEAKRSRMDATEQGSSGPTNGPVIANQDLFDALRSLRRSIADEHNVPAYVIFHDAVLREMAAVLPKTLDDLGKIVGVGQTKLERYGTAFLKVIDANRAHATPSAPPLRAEYEPPAIAASAALSRSLYEQGCTLEQIAKSRGLASSTVATHLEAYIASGDITDISRLVVAEKIEPILDALKKAGSMNSLGAVKQHLNASQFTYEDVRFVRAWEYCRARTALIQKR, encoded by the coding sequence ATGGACGATAGGCACCTCATCGCATTAGAGAAGTATTTCGGATTCACCGAATTCCGGCCGTTGCAGCAGGAGATTGTCGAAGACCTTGTTGCCGACAAAGACGTCTTCGTCCTGATGCCGACCGGCGGCGGCAAGTCGCTCTGTTACCAACTTCCGGCTCTCTTGAAGGATGGGCTGGCTGTGGTCGTGAGTCCGCTGATTGCACTCATGAAGGATCAGGTCGATGCCATGCGCGAGCTCGGGGTCCCGGCCATCTATATCAACTCGACAATGGATCCGGTCGAGGTCGGCGAACAGAAGGATCGAATTCGCAGAGGGGCGGTCAAGATGCTCTTTTGTGCCCCCGAGCGGCTTGTGATGCCGGACTTCCTGCAATTTCTTGCCAGTGTACGCGTATCGTTCTTCGCGATCGACGAAGCGCACTGCATCAGCCAATGGGGTCACGATTTCCGCGAGGATTACCGCCGACTCGACGTGCTTCGGACGAAATTCCCCCGCACACCGATCATTGCGATGACTGCCACCGCCACACCGCGCGTCGCAGAAGATATCCTCGATCAACTGAAGCTACGTAAACCCTCGATCTATAAAGCGAGCTTCGAGCGGACGAATTTATCGTATTGGGTCCTGCCGAAGCAACCTCCCGAATCGCAGCTCGTACCGTATCTGAAAAAGCATCGGGGCGAGTCCGGCATAATCTATTGTATTAGTCGTAAGAGGACGGAAGAACTGGCGGACCTGCTTACTGCGCAAGGCATCAGCGCGAAAGCATATCATGCCGGAATGGACTCGGCGTCACGAACAAAAGTACAGAATGTCTTTAAGCGTGACAGCATCGACGTCATCTGTGCGACGATCGCCTTCGGTATGGGGATCGACAAACCGAACGTACGGTTTGTGATTCACTACGAACTGCCGAGAAATCTCGAAGGCTACTATCAGGAAACCGGTCGTGCGGGGCGCGACGGCCAGCCTGCAGAATGTATTCTGTATTATTCTCGCGGCGACCGGTCGAAATATGTACACTTCATCGAGAAAGAGGAAGTGTCGCCCGAGCGAAAGCGGGCGGAGTACGAGAAACTCGATATCATGTGCGGATATGCCGAGTCGCATTCATGCCGGAAGGAATATCTCATTCGGTATTTCGGCGAGGAATATTCCTGTATCGACCGGACGAAGTGCGACATCTGCCTGAAGCCCGGGCAATTCGAAAGGAGCGATGCGACGGAAGTCGCGCAGAAATTTCTTTCGGCGATGGTTCGCACGGAAGAACGCTTCGGGATGAATTATCTCATCGATGTCCTTCGCGGAAAAGAAGACGATCGCATCCTGCACAATCGTCATCACACGCTCCCGACATACGGTGTCGGGAAGTCCGTCTCGAAGGCACAGTGGCAGCACTATGCCCGAGAACTGATCCGGGAAGAGTATATCTGGCAGGATGACGAGAACTATGGGATACTGAAGCTTCGTCCGAAAGGTCGACAGGCGCTCTTCGAACGACAACCGATCGAACTGGTCAATGCGCCGGAGGCCAAGCGTTCGAGAATGGATGCCACCGAGCAAGGGTCGTCGGGGCCAACTAACGGTCCCGTGATCGCGAATCAGGATCTCTTCGACGCCTTGCGATCTCTGCGTCGATCGATTGCCGATGAGCACAACGTCCCTGCATACGTGATCTTTCATGACGCCGTTCTGCGCGAGATGGCTGCTGTTTTACCAAAGACACTCGATGATCTTGGGAAGATCGTCGGCGTAGGGCAAACGAAGTTGGAGCGGTATGGCACAGCATTCCTCAAGGTGATCGATGCCAACAGGGCTCATGCCACGCCAAGCGCCCCGCCGTTGCGGGCTGAATATGAACCTCCCGCCATTGCTGCATCCGCAGCGCTCAGCCGATCACTCTATGAGCAAGGATGTACACTCGAACAGATTGCCAAGAGCCGCGGACTTGCATCGTCCACCGTTGCGACGCATCTCGAAGCCTACATTGCTTCGGGCGATATTACCGATATCTCGCGGCTTGTTGTAGCGGAGAAGATCGAGCCGATCCTCGATGCCTTAAAAAAGGCAGGCTCGATGAATTCACTCGGCGCAGTAAAGCAGCATCTGAACGCTTCGCAGTTCACGTATGAAGATGTGCGCTTTGTACGGGCCTGGGAGTATTGCCGTGCTCGAACCGCTCTCATTCAAAAACGATAG
- a CDS encoding TfoX/Sxy family protein, whose amino-acid sequence MSAPILNIGPKSAQWLREVGVYTTADIERIGVLDVFRLLVERGINPAVVMLYALEGAITNTHWNEIGDERKAALRKEGQRIKKLYCKKK is encoded by the coding sequence ATGTCAGCACCAATCCTCAATATCGGGCCGAAATCTGCACAGTGGTTGCGTGAAGTTGGCGTGTATACAACGGCTGACATCGAGCGCATCGGCGTGCTCGATGTGTTCCGGCTGCTCGTCGAGCGCGGCATCAATCCTGCGGTGGTGATGCTCTACGCGCTCGAGGGTGCGATCACAAATACGCACTGGAACGAGATCGGCGACGAACGCAAAGCAGCGCTACGCAAAGAGGGACAACGGATTAAGAAGCTTTACTGTAAGAAAAAGTAG
- a CDS encoding DNA alkylation repair protein produces MPTVAGRKIAELRTLLKQHANAEHAAFHKNYQKSSKKFYGIKTPVLNAAVNDVFPKRPKLTKEEMWPFIDALWNSEWFEEQGAALLLLDRITKVLTPSDLPNIKNMVGDCEGWAMLDWISTRALGVMAMNYPDEIYPKVRTWTRSKHLWTRRASILIHVMPARKKQLRADVALPTFAELLHEKEFFIRKAIGWALREMCKHYPEMTFKFLKERKAEASGLTMREGSRNLPENLKKRLLAG; encoded by the coding sequence ATGCCAACCGTGGCAGGGCGCAAGATCGCCGAACTTCGTACCCTCCTGAAACAACATGCGAATGCCGAGCATGCAGCGTTCCATAAGAACTATCAGAAGTCGAGCAAGAAATTCTACGGCATCAAAACGCCCGTCTTGAATGCGGCCGTGAACGATGTCTTCCCGAAGCGCCCGAAGCTGACGAAGGAGGAGATGTGGCCGTTCATCGATGCGCTATGGAATTCCGAGTGGTTCGAAGAACAAGGCGCAGCACTGTTGCTTCTCGATCGCATTACGAAGGTGCTCACACCTTCCGATCTGCCGAATATTAAAAACATGGTCGGCGACTGCGAAGGATGGGCGATGCTCGATTGGATCTCGACGCGAGCGCTGGGGGTGATGGCGATGAACTACCCTGATGAAATCTACCCGAAGGTCAGAACCTGGACGAGAAGCAAGCACCTCTGGACTCGCCGTGCTTCGATCCTGATTCACGTCATGCCGGCTCGGAAGAAACAACTGCGCGCAGATGTAGCCTTGCCAACGTTTGCCGAGTTGCTGCACGAGAAGGAGTTCTTCATTCGCAAAGCCATCGGCTGGGCGCTCAGAGAAATGTGTAAGCACTACCCGGAGATGACGTTCAAATTCTTAAAGGAGCGTAAGGCAGAAGCATCGGGACTGACGATGCGAGAAGGTAGTCGGAATCTCCCGGAGAATCTGAAGAAACGGCTACTTGCTGGTTGA
- a CDS encoding VOC family protein, translating into MRRALVLLALLVATSSMAQHRSMRLLLPARDFSGYAKFLHTFGFTTLDSVHSIVRLGDGQVFAALMRLDDELKGPQLALFVDDIGHVDTLLSTESGVNVFRGEDGQISEIDVHAPGGVMLFIHPSAQGSMQQPPMTANPACGAFVEFSVPVTDVDAAAKFWKLFGFAESYRGEQPHRVVRLGNGSFTIGLHQDPNTERSITYASRTAAEMIEAIRAKGIEPILSDDGKNGGAVMASFESPEGLIVNILGLR; encoded by the coding sequence ATGCGACGCGCACTGGTCCTTCTCGCGCTCTTGGTTGCAACATCGTCGATGGCGCAACACCGCTCGATGCGATTGTTGCTGCCGGCTCGTGACTTTTCCGGGTATGCGAAATTTCTGCACACCTTCGGGTTTACGACGCTCGACTCCGTCCATTCCATCGTTCGCCTCGGCGACGGGCAGGTTTTTGCCGCGCTGATGCGGCTCGACGATGAGCTGAAGGGGCCGCAACTCGCGCTCTTCGTCGATGATATCGGTCATGTCGATACCCTGCTTTCCACCGAGAGCGGCGTGAACGTCTTCCGAGGCGAAGATGGCCAAATATCGGAGATCGATGTGCATGCTCCCGGCGGCGTCATGCTCTTCATTCATCCGTCGGCGCAGGGAAGCATGCAGCAACCACCAATGACGGCGAACCCTGCATGCGGTGCATTCGTGGAGTTCTCTGTGCCTGTGACGGACGTCGATGCGGCGGCAAAATTTTGGAAGCTCTTCGGGTTTGCCGAGTCGTATCGAGGAGAACAACCGCACCGGGTCGTTCGTCTCGGCAACGGTTCGTTCACGATCGGGCTTCACCAAGACCCGAACACCGAGCGGTCGATCACCTATGCAAGCCGCACAGCGGCTGAGATGATCGAGGCGATCCGGGCCAAGGGGATCGAGCCGATCCTTTCGGACGACGGGAAGAATGGCGGAGCAGTCATGGCGTCGTTCGAATCTCCCGAAGGACTCATCGTGAATATTCTGGGCTTGCGCTGA
- a CDS encoding YebC/PmpR family DNA-binding transcriptional regulator: protein MGRAFEFRKVRKMKRWDKMSKAFTKIGKEIAIAVRLGGPDPAGNPRLRSAIQNAKGVNMPKDRVEGAIKRASSKDAENFEEAVYEGYGPHGVAIIIETATDNPTRTVANIRSYFTKFGGALATSGALAFMFERKGVFRLPAAGVDRDALELELIDFGAEDIKAEDDELVVYTSFADFAGMQKALEEKSIAVTEAKIERLATTTKELSEEQATEVFDLIERIEEDDDVQAVYHTVA from the coding sequence ATGGGCAGAGCATTCGAATTTCGAAAAGTACGCAAGATGAAGCGCTGGGACAAGATGTCCAAGGCGTTCACGAAGATCGGCAAGGAAATCGCGATCGCGGTGCGCCTCGGCGGACCCGATCCGGCCGGCAATCCTCGTCTTCGCTCGGCGATTCAAAATGCCAAAGGCGTGAACATGCCGAAGGACCGCGTCGAAGGTGCCATCAAGCGCGCATCGAGCAAAGACGCGGAGAACTTCGAGGAGGCAGTGTACGAAGGGTACGGTCCGCACGGTGTAGCGATTATTATCGAAACGGCGACCGATAACCCGACGCGTACTGTTGCGAATATCCGCTCGTACTTTACAAAGTTTGGCGGTGCGCTTGCCACCAGCGGCGCGCTCGCCTTTATGTTCGAACGCAAAGGCGTCTTTCGTCTGCCGGCGGCAGGCGTCGACCGAGATGCGCTCGAGCTCGAGTTGATCGACTTCGGCGCCGAGGACATCAAAGCCGAGGACGACGAGTTGGTCGTCTATACGTCGTTCGCCGACTTTGCCGGGATGCAGAAGGCTCTCGAAGAAAAGAGCATCGCAGTCACAGAAGCCAAGATCGAGCGACTTGCCACCACCACGAAAGAACTTTCGGAAGAACAAGCGACCGAAGTGTTCGACCTCATCGAGCGCATCGAAGAGGATGACGACGTACAGGCAGTCTATCACACCGTAGCATAA
- a CDS encoding DUF1905 domain-containing protein produces the protein MFEGTLLAEPDGGHAVVVPDDVRAQLGGSSRLRVRGTINGTPFRSNIVTYSGILYLGVHKATVRTAGLIGGDVVTIEIEADPDPR, from the coding sequence ATGTTTGAAGGGACCTTGCTTGCAGAACCCGACGGCGGGCATGCGGTCGTTGTACCCGATGACGTTCGTGCACAACTTGGAGGTTCGTCTCGCCTACGTGTTCGCGGCACGATCAACGGAACACCCTTCCGCTCCAACATTGTTACCTACAGTGGGATCCTGTACCTTGGTGTCCACAAGGCAACTGTTCGTACCGCAGGGCTCATTGGCGGGGATGTGGTCACGATCGAGATTGAAGCGGATCCTGACCCCAGATAG
- a CDS encoding homocysteine S-methyltransferase family protein, with protein MTFLELIRERPVVFDGATGTHLQGQGLTPDDFGGEHLAGCNEYLVRSKPDAVALVHKDYLEAGADVIETDTFGSASIVLAEYDLGHLAYDLSKEAAELAKKVATDYSTAAKPRFVAGSVGPTTKLPSLGHITFDAMRDTFYTQILGLVDGGVDLLCIETSQDLLQVKCALAATMDVFAERKIQLPVVTSVTIETMGTMLMGTEIAAALTALEPYDIISLIGMNCATGPKEMEENVRYLTQNSVKPIFCMPNAGLPENIGGVAHYHLTPDEMKKWMSHFVGDLGVSVIGGCCGTTKEHIRSVASLSESIHTAARAVTWTPAAASIYSSAPFEQQPAPVIVGERCNTNGSKKFKELILAEDYEGAVGVAKEQVKEGAHMLDLCVAYVGRDEVRDMRETMKLFNTQVTLPLVIDSTEYPVIEEALKHYAGRAIINSINLEDGEERMAHILPLCKRYGAAVIALTIDEQGMTKTRERKVEVAERIIELSVHKYGMREEDLIFDTLTFTLGSGDEEFRTAGIETIEAIRMLKAKHPKVKTILGVSNISFGLNPHARHVLNSVFLHYAIEAGLDMAIVHSGKIMPLHKIDEKGRDLARQIIFDERKWEMVPKAA; from the coding sequence AAGCCCGATGCGGTTGCGCTCGTCCATAAAGATTATCTCGAGGCCGGTGCCGACGTGATCGAGACCGATACGTTCGGTTCGGCATCGATCGTGCTCGCCGAGTACGACCTCGGGCATCTTGCATACGATCTCTCGAAAGAAGCCGCCGAACTTGCGAAGAAAGTCGCGACAGACTATTCAACGGCTGCAAAGCCCCGATTCGTTGCGGGTTCTGTCGGACCCACGACAAAGCTGCCGTCGCTCGGGCACATCACGTTCGATGCGATGCGCGATACGTTCTACACACAGATCCTCGGGCTCGTCGATGGCGGAGTGGATCTGTTGTGCATCGAGACGTCGCAAGACCTGTTGCAGGTGAAGTGCGCGCTTGCTGCAACGATGGATGTATTCGCCGAGCGGAAAATCCAACTTCCTGTCGTGACCTCCGTAACCATTGAGACGATGGGCACGATGCTCATGGGTACCGAGATCGCGGCGGCGCTCACCGCGCTTGAGCCGTACGACATCATCTCGCTCATCGGCATGAACTGCGCGACAGGTCCGAAGGAGATGGAAGAAAATGTGCGCTACCTCACACAGAACTCCGTCAAGCCGATCTTTTGCATGCCGAATGCCGGATTGCCGGAGAATATCGGCGGCGTCGCGCACTACCATCTGACGCCGGATGAAATGAAGAAATGGATGTCGCATTTTGTCGGCGATCTCGGCGTCTCGGTGATCGGCGGATGCTGCGGCACGACGAAGGAGCACATTCGCTCCGTCGCGAGTCTTTCCGAGAGTATTCATACGGCGGCGCGTGCCGTCACGTGGACCCCTGCAGCGGCGTCGATCTATTCCTCCGCACCGTTCGAGCAGCAACCCGCACCCGTGATTGTCGGCGAGCGCTGCAATACCAACGGCTCGAAGAAATTCAAAGAGCTGATCCTCGCCGAAGACTACGAAGGCGCCGTCGGCGTTGCGAAAGAACAAGTGAAAGAAGGTGCGCATATGCTCGATCTCTGTGTCGCGTACGTCGGTCGCGACGAAGTTCGCGATATGCGCGAGACGATGAAGCTCTTCAATACGCAGGTCACACTGCCGCTTGTGATCGACTCGACGGAGTACCCCGTCATCGAAGAAGCGCTGAAACATTACGCGGGCCGCGCGATTATTAACTCGATCAATCTCGAAGACGGCGAGGAGCGCATGGCGCATATCCTCCCGCTCTGTAAACGCTACGGCGCTGCGGTGATCGCACTGACGATCGACGAACAGGGAATGACAAAGACGCGCGAGCGTAAGGTAGAAGTCGCCGAGCGCATTATCGAGCTCTCGGTACACAAATACGGCATGCGCGAAGAAGATCTGATCTTCGATACGCTCACGTTCACGCTCGGTTCGGGCGATGAAGAATTCCGTACAGCAGGTATCGAGACCATCGAGGCGATTCGTATGCTCAAAGCCAAGCATCCGAAGGTCAAGACGATCCTCGGCGTCTCGAATATCTCATTCGGCCTGAACCCGCATGCACGGCACGTCCTGAACTCTGTCTTCCTGCACTACGCGATCGAAGCGGGGCTCGACATGGCCATCGTTCACTCGGGCAAGATCATGCCGTTGCACAAGATCGACGAGAAGGGCCGCGACCTAGCCCGCCAGATCATCTTCGACGAACGCAAGTGGGAGATGGTGCCGAAGGCGGCGTGA